From Linepithema humile isolate Giens D197 chromosome 8, Lhum_UNIL_v1.0, whole genome shotgun sequence, one genomic window encodes:
- the tefu gene encoding serine-protein kinase ATM isoform X1, which yields MSRLSERICEILNLAKSSKVTDKKKCMATLLDLYQNDEALKEICQNSQGEAKGNANWSCIVHIVHKLVLDEAERLSKETTAKNKERQTICGLVINTVRHSNMKSVNLLKSSEIVSLILQILNSKVYVHYQDTYLRILVKYVLPKNTNHGNITTEQWRELLTACTKLYKKPHLKNHIVLDALNLIVEHSFLHTNLLSHVKVLLLFLENIFEDTKANEQLAESFFRLCSSVCKQIMTESRITICKFSESILMDVLRLNGSEEKYRLLLIFLQIHHPEGISRHDDGAYAYDWNKWRDLLRSMCLLVQENCKLDVKWRSFVQFAKEVVKQMIDNTASLVCSLDMSELSLDGSHSQRAKRRRTMSKMENIVDLATESSPEEVWPLLKILTETLRKYPQCLKPQDLAPLLQRLTELAQSRDESIMNNLYDLAAVLMENENLWSNSKETQDVMIHWSKIYDMVLRSLGANQNEELGHSLIHCFIKHNRMPNANALLRLYLTKTIRWSMNSVRTLRQLCERVSLPEDASASVLDPSPTTTTAPICDRTRLLEWLLSAPWQKLATRPFVEITEIVEDICALLVDLVLSCRCRQNVRTEWKSLQSREEARKLIRASHIYLADFSLLCHASMTFTVELSTRSKDERIERDPEVTPGSRSHVSYVQETLDFLKKQLHDLFQEESANDEKNSSEVYIVLIKIALLAKLLSVLKQLGIPTMNNDGDCPLVGTMEKHLTSSFKILARIDSDRCKYTYLRSIIRALNVLYGMTYDADIAKIIVSASTLDMLKNIFELLNLDDENYRDYNKECSAYQERRRRSDTFTEVTSATSLSHENAIRLQVVEALTSYCALRISAANDCDALQTKMMRNLLTMQRNRKLTNRELTNCVDSRMSLTILESLAMRDHSEVQREHADTPLDCLLEMCEEDRKDEELSRRLLNLLPHFFEYANKYVYSPRRIVYTLMLFYKRARQQNYGIFVHADYMRCVCTIVRSDPSFSWNCNGPDDEVTAMLDSVLNYIGHELFVLRTQAIRCLQELLSLKNLAHKWKERMFVKVKKTVSKLLDEAQQSSCDLASGNLEESQQQDEKETKTATALIALTSVACASAILQGCALGALLHLTMEKKVKIQTVKKILLSAALYTTTYVSLVEDNFNYLLTFWIEDAKYPLQNFPYTLTGCETANEFFRKHVNHLVPIVLRTSNFTEAVSFCVNHADVGFDKIFEDVFPSCFVWLLSRTVGCQATLDADSDRILLKLTENADEFAKMKSFNRLFYDRLHDVLVELTWRLHDEDDFEHVLSMSGARFPATDPPHFSRDIVDRCFDRLERNFLQESLTRTLVEQQPAALQRTLLKLTDAIHASRSCESKLKRLHQYIYLCSRLSHDLSKPVFDKMAGFFIRDVCYSLLHLTRNGDETLATACCKYLNLFLFQALPARAMEVRDVLRFVVTNLIGLAQTATGGSGEIAANLLKFLIVEQKDALREAIVKLGSFPKHEIFRDAREAHYAVRSERDEIALCLADELERFLDAIGEENAECTLEDLTNLTQQLSIRKLELRKLHRRLESSYPKNSILQQLIFRLIKLTESPNPRVSMEASRCLGELGPTDSTMALRPAGTLVQEADYTIEALTYRSIAMLMNFIVENAIELRKVSADALYAVLSTSCGQKLSEPDSKSLSNILQCAPLKIDYIRPFISSSFVTETSFSVDTARFYIVMNPSNALWTVQNGETYAEWIVKVTSGITECFAGSYLKSFLPVCRLSVEFCELILPRIIYFAIHKDNNFVSAMCDCVNQFFRHHFAINREAEAASSPSTEDNSCDQKIVRRMLDVVNHVRIQLPDGIILQLDYVYLALAAHNCSAYYTALLFAQLACQSISTDYPDFSRDSRIDYIYERHPNIGRVLQAIMLDTYLNISDPDAICGAGSSHLLDRNSRVQYYARTNCWDKVMLAQDIELSHSSSQLPSANARMEMASALHRSGLQFLQWQFLGDGLDEKFSYECAWRLGNWNLPVDDTAATVINHYDSQTQQSRLESLKNMFHAHHYRALKCLHENNQRDTERAIENARSSVIGALRMISLESSRIVNEKLSQLRLLREIEQLNWATDLPTEGYPEMLRRWQEQEISSTGQFDYIEPILWQRITMFRIREPLRADANLREAFFATCLELAEIAEGQGNFSIAARALGALTSHRDLSADLKNQLLYQESLLAWKQDQVIARRLLRSLIEENSNPTPSLRAKALRVYGDWMVETKSENSQAVIRKYYLESIKTSEAIEEQTSDVIRNLHDTQVALARFADAQYEQMSAYMKSPMYEALKEYARSNMIKMNQAQMLKNQDIKRAVIISQKQSTNDAAELRNIEQERRNYLAQALKYYLKTLRHSEQHDMLVFRLVALWLDNMLDDEVNEKLLNELDAVPSFKFVPLVPQLAAHISNEHKQSFHVRIFNVLERCALEHPYHTLPVLLALKNLHSDGESIGQCCGKVAKKEERRVLGARNLLKRLTNSPVNTIIREMESLSRALLNLAYWEPKGKCCPGKCYQIPRDQMITKINSLNNVLLPTLSLPVRPSGNYDNVTGVRAYQETCEFVGGVNAPKKIICVGTDGIQRRQLVKGKDDLRQDAVMQQVFTVINTLLRTCKETKRRNLHIRTYKVVPLTQRSGVLEWCDNTVPIKTTLIGSSDSPGIHKKYYPRDLTAEAARNKMKNVAPKSNEEKLKVFLECCEHMRPAFHHFFEERYRSPETWVERTLTYTRSVATTSMAGYILGLGDRHLSNILIDERTAEVVHIDFGIAFEQGKVLPIPETIPFRLTRDIEVAMGASGIEGIMRRSCEVTMTMLRDQRQIIITLLQVLLYDPLFTWAITPEKACKMQSDVVNSFSENSERTPVETNKIAKRALLRIEQKLRGTEDGRVSSVYGQVERLLQEARDPANLCRIYCGWQPYL from the exons ATGTCACGGCTGTCGGAGAGAATCTGCGAGATTTTGAACCTGGCAAAGAGTTCAAAGGTTACTGACAAAAAG AAATGTATGGCTACATTATTAGATTTGTACCAAAACGATGAGGCTCTCAAGGAGATATGCCAGAACTCACAGGGGGAGGCAAAAGGGAATGCCAATTGGTCTTGTATTGTACATATAGTTCACAAGTTGGTGCTTGAT GAAGCGGAAAGACTCAGTAAAGAGACAACTGCCAAGAATAAGGAGAGACAGACAATTTGTGGTCTGGTGATCAACACTGTGCGCCATTCCAATATGAAATCAGTCAATCTTCTAAAAAGCAGTGAGATAGTCTCCTTAATACTGCAAATATTAAACTCTAAGGTTTATGTGCACTACCAGGATACATATCTGAGAATATTGGTAAAATATGTGTTGCCCAAGAACACAAATCATGGCAACATCACAACAGAACAATGGCGGGAGCTGTTAACAGCTTGTAccaaattgtataaaaagcCACATCTCAAAAATCACATTGTACTGGATGCATTGAACTTGATTGTAGAACACTCTTTTCTCCATACAAATTTACTTTCCCATGTGAAAGTTTTACTGCTGTTTCTGg aGAATATCTTTGAAGATACAAAAGCAAATGAGCAACTGGCGGAATCTTTTTTCCGACTCTGCAGCAGTGTGTGCAAACAAATTATGACAGAGTCGAGAATAACGATCTGCAAGTTCAGCGAGAGCATATTGATGGATGTGTTGCGTTTGAACGGCTCTGAAGAGAAGTATAGGCTGTTGCTCATTTTCCTGCAGATCCATCATCCTGAGGGAATCTCCAGACATGATGATGGCGCTTACGCTTACGACTGGAATAAATGGAGAGATTTGCTGCGCAGTATGTGTCTACTCGTTCAGGAAAACTGCAAGCTGGATGTGAAGTGGCGCAGTTTTGTTCAATTTGCCAAAGAAg ttgtGAAGCAAATGATAGACAATACAGCGAGTCTTGTCTGCTCCCTCGACATGAGTGAGCTCTCTCTCGATGGCTCTCATTCGCAACGAGCTAAGCGCAGACGAACGATGAGTAAGATGGAGAATATTGTTGATCTAGCAACGGAAAGTAGTCCTGAGGAAGTGTGGCCTTTGCTAAAGATTCTGACAGAAACGTTGAGAAAGTATCCGCAATGTCTAAAGCCGCAGGATCTTGCGCCTCTGTTACAACGTTTGACAGAACTTGCTCAATCTCGAGATGAGTCTATCATGAACAACTTGTATGATCTGGCCGCAGTTCTCATGGAAAACGAGAATTTGTGGTCCAACAGCAAGGAAACGCAGGATGTGATGATTCACTGGAGCAAGATTTACGACATGGTACTTAG ATCTCTGGGGGCAAATCAGAACGAGGAATTAGGCCACTCGTTGATCCACTGTTTCATAAAACACAACAGAATGCCGAATGCAAACGCTCTTCTCAGGCTATATCTGACTAAAACAATCCGCTGGTCGATGAATAGCGTGCGCACGCTGCGACAGTTGTGCGAGCGTGTTTCTCTGCCGGAAGACGCATCTGCATCGGTTCTGGATCCGTCGcctacgacgacgacggcgccGATATGCGATCGGACGCGTCTCCTAGAGTGGTTGTTGAGTGCGCCGTGGCAGAAACTGGCGACGCGACCATTCGTTGAGATCACTGAGATTGTCGAAGACATTTGCGCACTGTTGGTAGATCTTGTGTTATCTTGCCGTTGTCGGCAGAACGTCAGAACGGAGTGGAAGTCGTTACAGAGTCGCGAAGAAGCACGTAAACTCATCCGTGCGTCGCACATTTATTTGGCAGACTTTTCACTACTCTGTCACGCCTCTATGACATTCACAGTGGAGTTATCGACCCGCTCAAAGGATGAACGCATTGAACGGGATCCAGAAGTAACGCCCGGAAGCAGAAGTCACGTTTCTTATGTGCAAGAGACATTGGATTTCCTGAAGAAGCAACTGCATGATCTTTTCCAAGAAGAAAGTGCCAATGACGAGAAAAATTCAAGCGAAGTTTACATCGTTCTGATAAAAATCGCACTTCTGGCAAAATTGTTGTCTGTTTTGAAACAATTGGGCATTCCCACGATGAATAATGACGGCGATTGTCCGCTGGTCGGCACGATGGAAAAGCATCTAACAAGTAGCTTCAAGATTCTAGCAAGAATTGACTCGGATAG gTGCAAATATACTTACTTGCGGAGTATAATCAGAGCATTGAACGTGCTTTACGGAATGACTTATGATGCGGACATCGCCAAGATAATTGTCTCGGCGTCTACATTagatatgttgaaaaatatattcgagCTGCTGAATCTCGATGATGAAAACTATCGCGATTATAATAAGGAATGTAGCGCTTATCAg GAGAGACGCAGGCGTTCCGACACATTCACGGAGGTGACGAGTGCGACGAGCCTGTCGCACGAAAACGCGATTCGTCTGCAGGTCGTGGAAGCCCTGACATCCTATTGCGCGCTACGCATTAGTGCGGCGAACGACTGCGACGCGCTGCAGACGAAGATGATGCGAAACTTGCTGACCATGCAGCGGAACCGCAAACTTACGAACCGCGAACTTACGAATTGCGTGGACTCGCGGATGTCGCTGACGATTCTTGAATCGCTAGCAATGCGCGATCACAGCGAGGTCCAGCGCGAGCACGCGGACACGCCACTTGACTGTCTGCTGGAGATGTGCGAAGAGGATCGCAAGGACGAAGAGTTGTCGCGCCGGCTGCTAAATTTGTTACCGCACTTCTTCGAGTACGCGAACAAGTACGTTTACTCGCCGCGCAGAATCGTTTACACGCTTATGCTATTTTATAAGCGTGCCCGTCAGCAAAACTACGGCATATTCGTGCACGCGGATTATATGAGGTGCGTCTGTACGATTGTCCGGAGTGATCCGAGTTTCTCGTGGAACTGCAACGGCCCCGACGACGAGGTCACGGCGATGTTGGACAGCGTGCTCAATTATATCGGCCACGAACTCTTCGTGTTGCGTACGCAAGCGATACGATGCCTGCAGGAGCTTTTGTCTCTCAAGAACCTCGCTCACAAATGGAAAGAGCGGATGTTCGTCAAGGTGAAGAAAACGGTGTCCAAGTTGCTTGACGAGGCGCAGCAGTCGAGTTGCGATTTGGCAAG CGGCAACTTGGAGGAGAGTCAACAGCAGGATGAAAAAGAAACCAAGACGGCCACTGCGTTGATCGCGCTAACATCTGTGGCATGTGCCAGTGCAATCCTTCAGGGTTGTGCCCTGGGTGCTTTGTTGCACTTGACGATGGAGAAGAAAGTGAAAATACAGACAGTGAAAAAAATCCTTTTATCAGCTGCGCTGTACACCACGACATACGTTTCGCTTGTCGAAGATAACTTTAACTATCTGTTGACTTTCTGGATTGAAGACGCAAAGTACCCTTTGCAGAATTTTCCGTACACGCTTACAG GATGTGAGACCGCGAATGAGTTTTTTAGGAAGCACGTCAATCATCTAGTCCCGATTGTACTGCGAACTTCAAATTTCACCGAGGCTGTGTCCTTCTGCGTTAACCATGCCGACGTGGGATTTGACAAAATCTTCGAGGATGTCTTTCCATCCTGTTTCGTGTGGCTGCTGTCGCGCACTGTCGGCTGCCAAGCTACGCTCGACGCCGACTCTGATCGGATTCTGCTAAAGTTGACGGAGAATGCAGACGAATTCGCGAAGATGAAGAGTTTCAATCGACTGTTCTACGATCGTCTGCACGATGTACTGGTAGAGTTGACGTGGCGACTGCACGATGAGGACGACTTTGAGCATGTACTTTCGATGTCGGGTGCGCGCTTTCCCGCGACGGACCCGCCGCACTTCTCACGCGACATTGTGGACCGGTGCTTCGATCGCCTGGAGCGGAACTTTCTGCAGGAATCGCTGACGCGCACGCTGGTCGAGCAGCAACCGGCGGCACTGCAGCGGACGTTGTTGAAACTTACAGATGCCATACACGCATCGCGCTCCTGCGAAAGCAAACTCAAGCGGTTGCATCagtacatatatttatgctCGCGGCTGTCGCACGATCTGTCGAAGCCAGTCTTCGATAAAATGGCCGGGTTCTTCATCCGAGATGTCTGCTATAGCCTGCTACATTTGACTAGAAACGGCGACGAGACGCTTGCCACGGCGTGTTGCAAGTACctgaatttatttctattccaAGCTTTGCCAGCGCGAGCCATGGAAGTCCGCGATGTTCTTCGATTTGTCGTAACGAACCTGATTGGCCTGGCGCAGACAGCAACAGGCGGCAGTGGCGAAATTGCTGCGAATCTACTCAAGTTTCTCATAGTGGAGCAAAAAGATGCATTGCGAGAAGCGATTGTGAAACTTGGTTCGTTCCCGAAGCATGAGATCTTCCGGGACGCTAGAGAGGCTCACTATGCCGTCCGATCGGAACGGGACGAAATTGCGCTGTGCCTCGCAGATGAGCTGGAGCGTTTCTTAGACGCCATAGGTGAGGAGAACGCCGAGTGCACTTTGGAGGATCTCACAAATCTCACACAGCAACTGTCGATACGGAAACTAGAGTTGCGGAAACTGCATCGGCGACTGGAGAGCTCGTATCCTAAGAACAGTATATTGCAGCAGTTGATATTCAG ACTCATTAAACTAACAGAATCGCCGAATCCGCGCGTATCGATGGAAGCCTCACGATGTCTCGGCGAACTAGGCCCGACGGATTCCACAATGGCATTGCGCCCGGCTGGAACACTTGTCCAGGAAGCGGATTACACGATAGAGGCTCTGACGTACCGATCAATCGCAATGCTAATGAACTTTATCGTGGAAAACGCTATAGAACTCCGCAAg GTTAGCGCTGATGCCCTTTATGCGGTGCTATCAACCTCCTGCGGCCAGAAGCTCTCCGAACCCGATTCAAAGAGTCTGTCTAACATCCTTCAGTGCGCGCCTCTCAAGATCGACTACATTCGACCGTTCATTTCTAGTAGTTTCGTCACAGAGACGTCTTTCTCTGTTGACACTGCGAGATTTTATATTGTCATGAATCCGAGCAACGCACTCTGGACTGTCCAAAATGGCGAGACTTACGCCGAATGGATCGTCAAAGTCACCAGCGGAATCACCGAGTGCTTTGCCGGCTCCTATCTGAAGAGCTTCCTACCGGTCTGTCGACTCAGTGTCGAATTCTGCGAGCTGATTCTGCCACGTATCATCTACTTCGCTATTCACAAGGACAACAACTTCGTCAGCGCTATGTGCGACTGCGTCAATCAGTTTTTCAG ACACCACTTTGCGATCAACCGGGAAGCGGAGGCCGCCTCATCGCCGTCGACGGAGGATAACAGCTGCGATCAGAAGATCGTGCGCCGAATGCTGGATGTGGTGAACCATGTACGCATCCAATTGCCGGATGGCATAATCTTGCAACTCGACTACGTGTATCTGGCTCTAGCAGCGCACAATTGCTCGGCGTACTACACGGCGTTATTGTTCGCGCAGTTGGCCTGTCAGTCGATCTCGACGGACTATCCGGACTTCAGCAGAGACTCGCGGATCGATTACATCTACGAGCGTCACCCGAACATCGGTCGGGTGCTACAAGCCATTATGCTGGACACGTACCTGAATATCAGCGACCCGGACGCGATTTGTGGCGCCGGTTCGTCGCATTTACTCGATCGCAACTCCCGCGTGCAATACTACGCTCGCACCAATTGCTGGGATAAAGTTATGCTTGCACAGGACATCGAGTTGTCCCACAGCAGCAGCCAGCTGCCATCGGCAAACGCCCGAATGGAAATGGCAAGCGCGCTGCACCGTTCAGGACTGCAATTTCTTCAGTGGCAATTTCTGGGTGACGGCCTGGACGAGAAATTCAG ttatGAATGCGCCTGGCGACTCGGCAATTGGAATCTTCCCGTAGACGACACCGCTGCCACCGTGATCAACCACTATGATTCTCAAACGCAACAATCGCGACTAGAGTCGCTGAAAAACATGTTCCACGCGCATCATTATCGCGCGCTCAAGTGCTTGCACGAGAACAATCAGCGCGATACGGAGCGGGCGATCGAGAACGCCCGCAGTAGCGTAATAGGTGCCTTACGCATGATCAGTTTAGAGAGCAGTCGTATCGTAAACGAAAAGTTATCACAACTGCGACTACTGCGCGAGATTGAGCAACTGAATTGGGCGACGGATTTGCCGACAGAAGGATATCCGGAAATGCTACGGCGCTGGCAAGAACAAGAAATCAGCTCGACCGGCCAATTCGACTATATAGAGCCTATCCTGTGGCAGCGCATCACTATGTTTCGCATCCGGGAGCCATTACGTGCAGACGCGAACTTGCGCGAAGCGTTCTTCGCTACCTGTCTGGAGCTGGCAGAAATCGCGGAGGGCCAGGGCAATTTCTCAATAGCTGCCCGTGCGCTCGGTGCTTTGACGTCTCACCGCGATTTGTCTGCAGATCTGAAAAACCAGCTACTCTATCAAGAATCGCTCTTGGCATGGAAACAGGATCAAGTAATAGCGCGTCGCTTACTGCGCAGCCTAATTGAAGAGAACAGCAATCCCACACCTAGTCTGAGAGCCAAGGCACTGCGAGTGTATGGCGACTGGATGGTAGAGACCAAATCGGAAAACTCGCAGGCGGTGATACGAAAGTACTATCTCGAGTCTATCAAAACTAGCGAAGCGATCGAGGAGCAGACGTCCGATGTCATTCGAAATCTACACGACACCCAA GTCGCACTAGCACGCTTTGCTGACGCGCAATACGAACAGATGAGCGCGTACATGAAATCGCCGATGTACGAGGCGCTGAAGGAATATGCTCGTAGCAATATGATCAAGATGAACCAAGCGCAGATGTTGAAGAATCAGGATATCAAGCGCGCCGTGATTATCAGCCAGAAGCAGTCGACAAACGACGCGGCCGAGCTGAGAAACATCGAGCAAGAGAGACGCAATTATCTCGCGCAAGCACTGAAATACTACCTGAAGACTCTACGACACAGCGAGCAGCACGACATGCTCGTGTTTCGACTAGTAGCACTCTGGCTGGACAACATGCTGGACGACGAGGTGAACGAGAAGCTGCTGAACGAACTGGACGCCGTGCCGAGCTTTAAATTCGTGCCGCTGGTGCCGCAATTGGCCGCGCACATCAGCAACGAGCACAAGCAGAGTTTTCACGTACGGATTTTTAATGTTCTCGAGCGCTGCGCTCTGGAGCATCCATATCATACACTGCCAGTTTTGCTGGCGCTGAAGAATTTACACAGCGACGGCGAGTCAATTGGACAATGTTGCGGCAAAGTCGCGAAAAAGGAGGAACGTCGCGTATTAGGCGCCCGAAATCTGCTCAAGCGCCTGACCAACTCACCTGTGAATACGATTATTCGTGAAATGGAAAGTTTATCACGGGCGCTACTCAATCTCGCTTACTGGGAGCCCAAGGGCAAATGTTGTCCCGGTAAATGCTACCAAATACCGCGGGACCAAATGATAACGaag ATTAATAGCTTGAACAATGTTCTCCTTCCGACGCTGAGCCTGCCTGTTCGACCGTCGGGCAATTACGACAACGTGACAGGCGTCCGCGCATACCAAGAGACCTGCGAATTCGTCGGCGGCGTGAATGCTCCTAAGAAAATCATCTGCGTCGGCACCGACGGCATACAACGCCGACAGCTGGTCAAGGGCAAGGATGATCTGCGGCAGGATGCTGTCATGCAGCAGGTATTCACCGTGATAAACACGTTGCTGCGTACGTGTAAGGAAACCAAGCGCCGGAATCTGCATATCCGAACGTACAAAGTAGTACCGTTGACGCAACGGTCAGGCGTGCTGGAGTGGTGCGACAATACAGTGCCTATCAAAACGACTTTGATAGGTAGTTCGGATTCGCCTGGTATTCACAAAAAGTATTATCCACGAGATCTAACTGCGGAAGCGGCCAGAAATAAGATGAAGAACGTCGCACCAAAATCGAACGag gAAAAACTAAAGGTCTTTCTCGAATGTTGCGAACATATGAGGCCAGCGTTTCATCATTTCTTCGAAGAGAGGTATCGATCGCCGGAAACCTGGGTCGAAAGGACACTAACATATACACGTAGCGTTGCCACCACGTCCATGGCGGGCTACATTCTTGGTCTCGGCGACCGGCACTTGAGCAACATCCTAATTGATGAGCGTACCGCCGAAGTGGTTCACATCGACTTCGGCATAGCCTTTGAACAAGGCAAAGTCTTGCCGATTCCGGAGACTATTCCTTTCCG ACTAACCAGAGATATCGAGGTTGCTATGGGTGCGTCTGGCATCGAGGGCATTATGCGACGCAGTTGTGAAGTCACCATGACGATGCTGCGCGATCAGAGACAGATAATCATTACGCTTCTTCAGGTCCTGCTATACGATCCACTTTTCACATGGGCCATTACACCGGAGAAGGCATGCAAGATGCAGAGTGATGTCGTGAATAGTTTTTCGGAAAACAGCGAGCgaa caccGGTGGAGACGAATAAGATAGCCAAGAGAGCTCTTTTGAGGATTGAACAAAAGTTGCGTGGAACAGAAGATGGTCGGGTATCTAGTGTTTATGGACAGGTGGAGAGGCTCTTGCAGGAAGCACGAGATCCTGCTAATTTATGCCGAATTTACTGTGGCTGGCAACCATacctttaa